Proteins encoded by one window of Manihot esculenta cultivar AM560-2 chromosome 10, M.esculenta_v8, whole genome shotgun sequence:
- the LOC122724833 gene encoding mitogen-activated protein kinase kinase kinase 1-like, producing the protein MLSQLQCETCSKYENFKLEDSQVSYYTKQILEGLKYLHERNVAHRDIKCANILVNEKGGVKIADFGLAKVMELNTLMKTSYYGTRGWMAPEVAKWGNQYGFKADIWSLGCTVLEMLTRKPPHVMESGKLLDLPDLPSEHSRDFIKKCLQVNPDDRPSAEELLQLPFVQGFGL; encoded by the exons ATGCTTTCTCAACTTCAATGTGAGACATGTAGTAAG tatgaaaattttaaattagaagaTTCCCAGGTTTCATACTACACCAAGCAGATACTGGAAGGTCTAAAGTATCTCCATGAGCGAAATGTTGCTCATAGAGACATCAAATGTGCAAATATATTAGTGAATGAAAAAGGTGGCGTAAAAATTGCAGATTTTGGATTGGCAAAAGTGATGGAATTAAACACTCTTATGAAGACTTCTTACTATGGGACACGAGGTTGGATGGCTCCTGAGGTTGCTAAATGGGGCAATCAATATGGATTTAAAGCTGATATTTGGAGCCTTGGTTGCACAGTCTTGGAGATGTTAACAAGGAAACCTCCACACGTGATGGAAAGTGGGAAATTGCTAGATCTCCCTGATCTTCCGTCAGAGCATTCACGAGATTTTATCAAGAAGTGCTTGCAAGTTAATCCAGATGATCGTCCATCTGCTGAGGAGCTTTTGCAACTTCCTTTTGTGCAAGGTTTTGGCTTATAA